Proteins found in one Mucilaginibacter inviolabilis genomic segment:
- a CDS encoding START-like domain-containing protein has translation MSEKKKFTIEYEIKSSPRILFSFLSEPNGLAQWFADDVNIKDQVYTFTWDNDAQKAKLLTVKENKLVRFKWVDDDPQFYFEMEILQDELTNDVALSVTDFATEDAIAERKLIWDNQIEYLISVLGA, from the coding sequence ATGTCCGAAAAAAAGAAATTTACCATTGAATATGAGATAAAATCGTCTCCACGTATACTGTTTTCCTTTCTGAGTGAGCCCAATGGATTAGCGCAATGGTTTGCCGATGATGTGAACATCAAGGACCAGGTTTATACATTTACCTGGGATAACGATGCCCAAAAAGCAAAGTTGCTTACCGTAAAAGAAAATAAGCTGGTTAGATTTAAATGGGTAGATGACGATCCGCAATTTTATTTCGAAATGGAAATTCTGCAGGATGAGCTAACCAATGATGTTGCACTCAGTGTTACCGATTTTGCAACCGAAGATGCCATCGCCGAGCGCAAACTGATCTGGGATAATCAGATCGAATATCTCATCAGTGTATTAGGTGCTTAA
- a CDS encoding translocation/assembly module TamB domain-containing protein, whose amino-acid sequence MFILLTLSILLLAFQYKPVQTWAAKKAAGYLSDELHTTVSIKSLYIRPFTSVVLEGLYVLDKKRDTLLNTPKLAVDIEGFSLGSIIKNRIVNFIFNTDDKSRTINFESIELDNGSFYLKKQKDSTTNLKFILDYFSSSDTTKKTTSKPWTLNFDKITINNFHFRYKNQLVDTVENKVNFDDIDVSHFSTIVTGMDIKDHLFKGNVQHLTLQEKSGFYVKNFTAHTTIDTNQIILQHLTLQTKHSDLKDYFRMRFKSFNDFDNFENRVNMDADFKSSRISSTDIAYFTSGMGKTTFDLGIEGRVKGLVNNLKAKNVTISGGQATFIKGDFNLRGLPDWDNTFLDLKFEQIASNKKDLDYLLSHFSGNATMQAPAILGKFGNINFTGRFNGLQNDFVAYGIFKTGLGRFDTDINLKIDKKNIPSYSGKLNALNFDLGTLLDEKSLGRTTFNADIQGSGDELKNLTEKIDAHINNISYNNYTYNNLTINGSFVKKLANGHITINDKNVKLDLKGSVNLNHALPAYDLVANIKDANLNKLKLTTDTISISTQLKTKFSGNSLANIEGNILFSPARVVDPRNNYVVDSLYLSSTGKGNNREIDLRSDFADGSIKGTFDLATLPSYFKTIAKKYIPSLKTTIVTPKPEQFAFNLTLKNTDPLTAIFVPDLKIPDQGTLVGQFDSEKKTATLSGYIKTFKYGKIVFHDFIIDENTSEDMLDLSLSLRKIDLTDSLFIKDINITNFLKNDSLNFNVKLSDKNAVNQLDLYGLVEFGRDTTAKLKLLPSDVILEKEKWHIQEQVRIRLLDGKTQVSGFELSNGPQKVRINGFISDNPADELKLSFEKFNMRTLNQLTRTSGVYLRGDLNGDVKFTSITKSPGVDAHLNIDSLTMNKTLIGDLKLVSTLGNDRKQADAQLNILNRGLKTINIGGTYYFGHDTDDNLDFDIKMNQTEAIIFQPFIKDLVSNVKGHVSTDLKLTGKPSNPQLNGSVTLENTGLTVNYLKTAYTVNNKLDVNNSVINVKDMVLKDIKGGTGTANGTVDLNDLSNPDIEVVLKATNLMALNTTFKDNHVYYGTAFGTGTFSFKGPVDNMKIDITARTEAGTVFNIPLNTSSTASDYDFIRFVGHKDTAKVVNKARAFNGVTLNFDLSADEKTVVKITTDYGLLEGSGVANNLKLNINSLGDFEMYGDFLISTGKFEFTAKNFISKNFTVNQGGTIRWTGNPSNAEINLKALYEVRTSKAPLYAAAGLQTPTSSQQTLVQAQLILTKSLLQPNIDFDFNFPTDPSVKDDLATYLADNNNRSQQAINIIVRRSFSANNNNNNLIAGTAEQMISEFAFNKLNNLISQSHIKNFDFDLNIRSLNEANASLRFFNSRLSFNGSLYNNTGSNDLFNNTSSLFNGNLTKDFEALYQIRKDGNLTARYSYRLLNNTTLNPLNNLDFQYVNGFGLVYSRDFDTFGEFIKYIFKRNRRYTTPATPTPAAPPATTTGGTRATKPEDED is encoded by the coding sequence TTGTTCATTTTATTGACACTGAGCATACTTTTACTGGCGTTTCAATATAAACCGGTACAAACCTGGGCCGCTAAAAAAGCCGCGGGTTATCTTTCGGATGAGCTGCATACCACAGTTAGCATCAAAAGCCTCTACATCAGACCCTTTACTTCTGTAGTATTGGAGGGCTTGTATGTGCTGGATAAAAAACGGGATACTTTACTGAATACTCCTAAGCTGGCTGTTGATATTGAAGGGTTTTCACTTGGCAGCATCATCAAAAACAGGATTGTCAATTTTATCTTTAATACCGATGACAAAAGCCGCACCATCAATTTTGAATCTATTGAGTTAGATAATGGTTCCTTTTATCTCAAAAAACAAAAGGACAGTACTACCAACCTCAAATTCATACTTGATTATTTTAGCTCCAGTGACACTACCAAAAAAACTACCAGCAAACCCTGGACGCTTAATTTTGATAAAATAACTATTAATAACTTTCATTTCAGATACAAGAACCAATTGGTTGACACCGTAGAAAACAAGGTTAACTTTGATGATATTGATGTGAGTCATTTCAGTACTATTGTAACCGGAATGGATATTAAAGACCACTTATTTAAAGGTAATGTCCAACATCTTACTTTACAGGAAAAAAGCGGTTTCTACGTAAAAAACTTTACGGCCCATACTACCATTGATACCAACCAGATCATACTGCAGCACCTTACCCTTCAAACCAAACACTCTGATCTGAAAGACTATTTCCGGATGAGATTTAAGTCATTTAATGATTTTGACAATTTTGAGAACCGGGTGAACATGGATGCCGATTTTAAATCGTCACGCATATCATCAACAGATATTGCCTACTTCACCAGCGGTATGGGTAAAACCACATTTGACCTGGGGATTGAAGGCCGCGTGAAAGGTTTGGTAAATAACCTGAAGGCCAAAAACGTTACCATCAGCGGCGGGCAGGCCACTTTTATCAAAGGCGATTTTAACTTACGCGGTTTGCCCGACTGGGACAATACTTTCCTTGACCTTAAGTTTGAGCAGATTGCATCCAATAAAAAAGATCTGGATTACCTGCTAAGCCATTTTTCAGGGAATGCTACCATGCAGGCACCTGCTATCTTAGGTAAATTTGGCAATATCAACTTTACCGGAAGGTTTAATGGCTTGCAAAATGATTTTGTTGCTTACGGTATTTTTAAAACAGGGCTGGGCAGGTTTGATACCGACATTAACCTTAAAATTGACAAGAAAAATATACCCAGCTATAGCGGTAAACTAAATGCCCTCAACTTTGACCTGGGTACCCTGCTTGACGAGAAATCACTCGGCCGTACTACTTTTAATGCTGATATACAAGGCAGTGGAGACGAACTGAAAAACCTGACCGAAAAGATTGATGCCCACATTAACAACATCAGCTACAACAATTATACCTATAATAATCTCACTATAAACGGCTCATTTGTTAAAAAACTAGCCAACGGCCATATTACCATCAACGATAAAAACGTTAAGCTCGACTTAAAGGGAAGTGTAAACTTAAACCATGCGCTACCTGCGTATGATCTGGTAGCCAATATTAAGGATGCTAACCTGAATAAGCTTAAACTCACTACCGATACCATCAGCATAAGTACTCAGTTGAAAACCAAATTTTCTGGTAATAGTCTGGCTAATATCGAAGGCAATATTTTATTTTCACCAGCCAGGGTTGTTGATCCGCGTAATAATTATGTGGTCGACTCTTTATATCTGTCCTCTACTGGTAAAGGAAACAACCGGGAAATAGACCTGCGATCTGATTTTGCCGATGGTAGCATCAAAGGCACTTTTGACCTGGCAACCCTTCCATCCTATTTTAAAACCATTGCCAAAAAGTATATTCCTTCCTTAAAAACCACTATTGTTACACCCAAACCTGAACAGTTTGCGTTTAACCTTACGCTTAAAAATACAGATCCGCTTACCGCTATATTTGTACCCGACTTGAAGATACCTGATCAGGGTACTCTAGTAGGGCAATTTGATTCGGAAAAGAAAACAGCTACCCTATCCGGCTATATTAAAACATTTAAATATGGGAAAATTGTATTTCACGATTTCATCATCGATGAAAACACTTCTGAAGATATGCTGGACCTCAGTTTATCGCTAAGAAAAATCGATCTTACCGATAGCCTGTTTATAAAAGACATTAACATTACCAACTTTTTGAAAAATGACAGCCTAAACTTTAACGTTAAATTGTCGGATAAAAACGCGGTAAATCAGCTCGATCTTTATGGGTTGGTTGAATTTGGGCGCGATACTACAGCCAAACTAAAGTTATTGCCCTCTGATGTTATCCTTGAAAAAGAAAAATGGCATATCCAGGAACAGGTTCGCATTCGTTTACTGGATGGTAAAACCCAGGTATCCGGCTTTGAGTTATCCAATGGCCCCCAAAAGGTACGTATCAATGGATTTATATCTGATAACCCTGCCGATGAGCTAAAACTCTCGTTCGAAAAATTCAATATGCGAACGCTTAACCAGTTGACCAGAACATCAGGTGTATATTTAAGAGGTGATTTAAATGGAGATGTTAAATTTACCTCTATTACCAAATCACCTGGCGTTGACGCGCATTTGAATATCGATTCACTAACAATGAACAAGACGTTGATTGGTGATCTGAAATTGGTATCAACCCTGGGTAACGACCGTAAACAGGCCGATGCCCAGTTAAATATCCTAAACCGTGGGCTTAAAACCATAAATATTGGAGGCACCTATTATTTTGGCCATGACACGGATGATAATCTGGACTTTGATATAAAAATGAACCAGACCGAGGCTATCATCTTTCAACCCTTTATTAAGGATCTGGTATCAAATGTAAAAGGTCATGTCTCTACCGATTTAAAACTTACCGGTAAACCATCAAATCCACAACTAAACGGCAGCGTTACATTGGAAAACACCGGACTTACTGTTAACTACTTAAAAACCGCCTACACAGTTAACAATAAGCTGGACGTAAACAATAGCGTTATTAACGTTAAGGATATGGTATTGAAAGATATTAAAGGTGGCACCGGTACAGCTAATGGTACCGTTGATTTGAACGATCTATCAAACCCTGACATAGAGGTAGTATTAAAGGCTACCAATCTGATGGCATTAAATACCACATTTAAAGACAATCACGTTTATTATGGCACCGCCTTTGGCACTGGTACATTTAGCTTTAAAGGTCCGGTTGATAACATGAAAATTGACATTACAGCCCGCACAGAAGCCGGTACTGTATTCAATATACCGCTCAATACTTCATCAACAGCCAGCGACTATGACTTTATCAGATTTGTTGGCCATAAGGATACGGCTAAAGTTGTAAATAAAGCCCGAGCTTTTAATGGTGTTACCTTAAATTTCGACCTGAGCGCCGACGAAAAAACCGTTGTTAAAATAACCACCGATTATGGTTTACTGGAGGGTAGCGGCGTTGCCAACAACCTAAAATTGAATATTAACAGCCTGGGCGATTTTGAGATGTATGGCGACTTTCTGATATCTACCGGTAAGTTTGAATTTACTGCCAAAAACTTCATCAGTAAAAACTTTACTGTAAACCAGGGTGGTACTATCCGATGGACAGGAAACCCTTCAAACGCCGAAATAAATCTGAAAGCCCTTTACGAGGTACGTACCAGTAAGGCACCGCTTTATGCTGCTGCCGGCTTACAAACGCCAACTTCATCACAGCAAACATTGGTACAGGCCCAGTTGATATTGACCAAATCATTATTACAACCTAATATTGATTTCGACTTTAACTTCCCTACCGATCCATCTGTAAAAGATGATCTTGCCACTTATCTGGCCGATAATAACAACCGCAGCCAACAGGCTATTAATATTATTGTGCGGCGCAGTTTTTCGGCAAACAATAATAATAACAACCTAATTGCGGGCACTGCCGAACAAATGATAAGTGAGTTTGCTTTTAACAAGCTCAACAACCTGATATCACAGTCGCACATCAAAAACTTTGATTTTGATTTGAACATTCGTTCGCTCAATGAGGCCAATGCTTCATTAAGATTTTTTAACAGCAGGCTATCATTCAACGGGAGTTTATATAACAATACTGGCTCGAATGATTTGTTCAACAATACCTCCAGCTTGTTTAATGGTAATTTAACCAAAGACTTTGAAGCGCTATACCAGATCAGGAAAGATGGAAACCTTACAGCGCGATATTCTTACAGGTTACTGAACAATACCACACTCAATCCCTTAAACAACCTCGATTTTCAATATGTAAACGGCTTTGGTTTAGTTTATTCACGCGACTTTGACACCTTTGGTGAGTTTATCAAATATATATTTAAGCGTAATCGCAGATATACAACACCCGCTACACCAACACCGGCGGCCCCGCCTGCTACTACAACAGGCGGAACACGGGCAACTAAACCAGAGGATGAGGATTAA
- a CDS encoding glutathionylspermidine synthase family protein, translated as MQRIRITPRQQWQELVEKQGFLYHTLNDVPYWDESACYKFSEKEILMLESATQELHAMCVEAAQYVIDNNLFALFGIPKAVVPLIRHAWNESDTGFWSLYGRFDLAYDGINPPKMLEFNADTPTSLFEASIVQWFWLKDYKPSANQFNSIDEKLRVAWEWIHGQYHSSLYHFACLKVAKGNIPTLQLREDITNTAYILDTASTVKDLKYHFTDISNIIWDGVRFVDEHKNPIETLFKLYPWEWMINEVDTASFGKSTVNWIEPIWKMLWSNKALLPVLWQLYPNHPNLLPAYFEPQSATYIKKPKLSREGANIEVVQNGQVVLSTGGDYGTEGFVYQDIANIPDMDGNYPVIGSWIIGGEAAGIGIRESNSIITDNVSRFVPHYFE; from the coding sequence ATGCAAAGGATTAGAATTACACCACGCCAGCAATGGCAGGAGTTGGTCGAGAAACAGGGATTTCTTTACCATACCCTGAATGACGTACCCTACTGGGACGAATCCGCATGTTATAAATTTTCCGAAAAGGAAATACTCATGCTTGAATCAGCAACACAGGAGCTTCACGCCATGTGTGTCGAAGCGGCCCAATATGTTATTGACAATAATCTTTTTGCTTTATTTGGTATTCCCAAGGCGGTCGTGCCCCTTATTCGTCATGCCTGGAACGAAAGTGATACCGGCTTTTGGTCACTGTACGGCAGGTTTGATCTGGCTTATGATGGTATTAATCCCCCAAAAATGCTTGAATTCAACGCAGATACACCAACCTCACTGTTTGAAGCAAGTATTGTACAATGGTTTTGGTTAAAAGATTATAAACCATCAGCCAACCAATTCAACTCCATCGACGAAAAGCTCAGGGTGGCCTGGGAGTGGATACACGGTCAGTATCATTCATCGCTTTATCATTTTGCCTGTCTGAAAGTGGCAAAAGGCAACATTCCTACGCTTCAGCTTCGCGAAGATATTACCAACACAGCGTATATTCTCGATACTGCCTCTACGGTAAAGGATCTTAAATATCATTTTACAGATATTAGTAATATTATTTGGGACGGCGTCCGGTTTGTAGACGAGCATAAAAACCCGATAGAAACACTCTTTAAATTGTACCCATGGGAGTGGATGATTAACGAGGTGGACACGGCCAGTTTTGGAAAAAGCACAGTTAACTGGATTGAGCCCATTTGGAAAATGCTATGGTCAAACAAGGCTCTGCTTCCCGTCCTATGGCAGCTCTATCCCAATCATCCCAACCTGCTTCCTGCTTATTTTGAGCCGCAGTCGGCAACTTATATAAAAAAGCCAAAGCTTTCCCGTGAAGGTGCAAATATAGAAGTGGTACAAAACGGACAGGTAGTATTGAGTACCGGTGGCGATTACGGAACAGAGGGATTTGTATACCAGGATATAGCCAATATACCTGATATGGATGGCAATTATCCGGTTATCGGGTCATGGATAATTGGCGGCGAGGCGGCAGGCATAGGTATCAGGGAGAGTAACTCCATTATAACTGATAACGTAAGCCGATTTGTGCCGCACTATTTTGAATAG
- a CDS encoding LptF/LptG family permease: protein MKKIHLLLLKSFIRPFVSTLFIVMFVLLMLFLFKYIDDLIGKGFAWYTILELMLYNSATNVAMALPLSVLLSTIMTYGSLGENYELVAIKAAGISLRRAMYPMIVVVTILSVAAFFFSDYMLPVANLKYFSLLYDARKQKSADLLPQMVFSNSFTGYTIRVKSKDPDGQRLYGIMIYQKSADNNNTTVTIAREGTMFRTMGDKFLVLKLKDGVRYEESAPDNATYNFRQRLSRFRFTETEQKFDLSSFKLARTDENEFKSASQMMNLKQLRSYVDSVQHQVDGSIVQNYRLITPYMKFFNMPAKPAVKYIPADKAGVLKSMKLADQVVALSSASSEIRSIKDILKNRTDRYNDDILNIRRYASEVQKKFTLSAACLALFLIGAPLGAIIRKGGLGLPVVISVVFFLIYYIISTIGEKSARAGSISVGFGMWVAIIVLTPIGLFLSYKAATDSVIFDVELYKRFFNKLIKRKSN, encoded by the coding sequence ATGAAAAAGATACATCTTTTACTCCTTAAATCGTTTATAAGACCTTTTGTAAGTACGCTTTTCATCGTAATGTTTGTATTGTTGATGTTATTTTTATTTAAATACATCGACGATCTGATAGGTAAGGGTTTTGCCTGGTACACCATTCTGGAACTGATGCTGTATAATTCGGCTACTAATGTGGCCATGGCGTTACCTTTATCCGTATTGCTGTCAACCATCATGACCTACGGCTCACTGGGCGAAAACTACGAATTGGTAGCCATTAAGGCTGCTGGCATCTCCCTGCGCCGGGCCATGTACCCTATGATTGTGGTAGTGACTATTCTGAGTGTGGCCGCATTCTTTTTTTCGGACTATATGCTGCCAGTAGCTAATCTTAAGTATTTTTCATTACTATATGACGCCCGCAAGCAAAAGTCGGCCGATTTGTTGCCTCAGATGGTTTTTAGTAACAGCTTTACAGGTTATACTATTCGTGTAAAGAGCAAAGATCCGGATGGGCAAAGATTATATGGTATCATGATATACCAAAAAAGTGCCGATAACAATAATACAACAGTTACCATAGCCCGTGAAGGTACTATGTTCCGAACTATGGGTGATAAATTTCTGGTGTTGAAATTAAAGGATGGCGTAAGATACGAGGAGTCGGCACCTGATAATGCTACCTATAATTTCAGGCAGCGCCTGTCGCGCTTCCGCTTTACAGAAACCGAACAAAAGTTTGATCTATCTAGCTTTAAACTGGCTCGTACCGATGAAAATGAATTTAAGTCGGCCTCACAAATGATGAACCTGAAGCAGTTAAGATCTTATGTCGATTCTGTACAACACCAGGTTGATGGTAGTATAGTACAGAATTATAGGCTTATTACACCCTATATGAAATTTTTTAACATGCCGGCAAAGCCCGCGGTTAAATATATACCAGCCGATAAAGCAGGGGTGTTGAAAAGTATGAAACTGGCCGATCAGGTGGTAGCTCTTTCAAGCGCGTCATCAGAGATCCGTTCTATAAAAGATATATTAAAGAACCGTACCGATCGTTATAACGACGACATCCTTAACATACGGCGTTATGCATCGGAAGTACAGAAAAAATTTACGCTTTCGGCGGCGTGTTTGGCTTTATTCCTGATCGGCGCTCCACTAGGGGCTATCATCCGTAAGGGAGGGCTTGGCTTACCGGTAGTTATTTCGGTTGTATTTTTCCTTATCTATTATATTATCTCTACCATTGGCGAAAAATCGGCAAGGGCGGGTAGTATATCTGTTGGTTTTGGTATGTGGGTAGCTATCATTGTGCTTACGCCCATCGGGCTTTTTCTTTCATACAAAGCTGCTACGGATTCGGTGATATTTGATGTGGAACTTTATAAAAGATTTTTTAATAAATTAATTAAACGCAAAAGCAACTAA
- a CDS encoding sensor histidine kinase, with product MKIKRPGTTLLQLLIWVAVLLLIFFSALPMDGARKSVISTLISTFSYAIIIYGNILILYPMFYQKKKFVWYGILVILLLVVVGMLRGYISLVLYQHFSIIKPIHIKFLNLLYYVPSGILIYILSLIFRISIAYFTLKQQTEEIMLQKSQAELNLLKSQVQPHFLFNTLNNIYYKVYKVDPPSANLIERLSDIMRYFVDESPKDVVPLTTEVAFIENYMALERIRIRYGVSINFEKSYQTELRIPPMLLMTFVENIFKHGINKSSKQNQIDISLIQKEGHLLFSTSNRWFNSAGSKDSNGFGIANLTKRLSMLYGSNFELATRKDEELYHAYLKIPLA from the coding sequence ATGAAAATAAAGAGACCCGGTACTACGCTGCTTCAACTGCTCATCTGGGTTGCTGTATTATTGTTGATCTTTTTTTCAGCATTGCCGATGGATGGCGCCAGGAAATCAGTAATATCTACCCTAATCAGCACGTTTTCCTACGCAATTATTATTTATGGGAACATCCTGATCCTGTACCCGATGTTTTATCAAAAAAAGAAGTTTGTTTGGTATGGCATCCTGGTGATACTTCTTCTTGTCGTTGTCGGGATGCTGCGAGGTTATATATCCCTGGTGCTTTATCAGCATTTTTCAATTATAAAGCCAATTCATATCAAGTTTTTGAATTTGCTTTATTATGTCCCAAGCGGGATCCTGATCTATATTCTCAGCCTTATTTTTCGTATTTCCATTGCTTACTTTACTTTAAAACAGCAAACCGAAGAGATCATGCTGCAAAAAAGTCAGGCCGAGCTCAACTTACTTAAATCGCAGGTACAGCCTCATTTTTTGTTTAATACCTTGAATAACATATATTACAAAGTTTACAAAGTTGATCCTCCTTCGGCAAATCTGATAGAGCGTTTGTCTGATATCATGCGTTATTTTGTTGATGAAAGTCCAAAAGATGTAGTGCCGTTAACAACGGAGGTTGCCTTTATTGAAAACTATATGGCGCTTGAACGAATCCGTATCAGGTATGGTGTGTCTATTAACTTCGAAAAATCGTATCAGACAGAATTACGCATCCCGCCAATGTTACTGATGACCTTTGTCGAAAATATTTTCAAACACGGGATCAATAAATCGAGTAAGCAAAACCAGATAGATATATCGTTGATTCAAAAAGAAGGCCACCTGCTTTTCAGCACAAGTAACCGCTGGTTTAACTCGGCCGGATCAAAAGATTCAAACGGATTTGGGATAGCAAACTTAACAAAAAGGCTATCGATGTTATATGGCTCAAATTTTGAGTTAGCTACCAGGAAAGACGAGGAACTATACCATGCTTATTTAAAAATACCACTTGCATGA
- a CDS encoding LytR/AlgR family response regulator transcription factor, with protein sequence MNLSCIIIDDEPDAVDLLELLIKQSTEWELKAKCYDALEALAFLKKNHVDFIFLDINMPQLTGMELATLLPPQTKIVFTTAYSEYAVESYTFQTIDYLLKPITLKRFLSSVQKIEPYFSRREPERPISAEADKDYFFVKSGKAFRKISLKDILYFEGEKDYVRLVTLQEQLLIYRRLKDIEQQLLQPFIRVHNSYIINTEQLVKIEDNHIFIGEKRLPVSEKFRSGFMEIIDKKKF encoded by the coding sequence ATGAACTTAAGCTGTATAATTATTGATGATGAGCCGGATGCGGTTGACCTGCTGGAGTTGTTGATAAAACAAAGTACGGAATGGGAGCTAAAGGCCAAGTGTTATGATGCGCTGGAGGCCCTGGCCTTTTTGAAAAAGAATCATGTTGATTTTATTTTTCTGGATATTAATATGCCGCAGCTTACCGGTATGGAATTGGCGACTTTATTGCCGCCTCAAACCAAAATTGTTTTTACCACAGCTTATTCTGAATATGCTGTAGAAAGTTATACTTTTCAAACTATAGACTATCTGCTAAAACCCATCACGTTAAAGCGTTTTTTATCATCGGTGCAAAAAATAGAACCCTATTTTTCGAGACGTGAACCGGAAAGACCTATAAGCGCCGAAGCGGACAAGGATTATTTTTTTGTAAAATCTGGCAAGGCATTCCGGAAAATATCATTGAAAGATATCCTGTATTTTGAAGGAGAAAAGGATTATGTAAGATTAGTGACCTTGCAGGAGCAGTTACTCATTTACCGTAGACTGAAAGATATTGAACAACAATTGTTGCAGCCATTTATCAGGGTTCATAATTCTTATATTATCAATACAGAGCAGCTGGTTAAAATAGAAGATAACCATATTTTTATCGGTGAAAAACGTCTCCCGGTAAGTGAAAAGTTCAGAAGCGGTTTTATGGAGATTATCGATAAAAAGAAATTTTAA
- a CDS encoding bifunctional 3,4-dihydroxy-2-butanone-4-phosphate synthase/GTP cyclohydrolase II, whose translation MLNTIQEAIEDIKAGKMIIVVDDEDRENEGDFLTAARNATPEAINFMVRYGRGLVCAPITQQRARELELEPMVSHNTTSHETNFTVSVDLLGHGCTTGISASDRSKTSLALIDPATKPEDLGRPGHIFPLIAKDGGVLRRTGHTEAAIDLAVLAGFEPAGVICEIMKEDGDMARLPDLLVMAKEFNLKIVSIKDLIAYRLNAETLVRKEVSVKMPTEWGDFEMIGYTQLDTGENHLALIKGSWEPDEPVLVRVHSSCVTGDIFGSCRCDCGPQLHKAMEMISNEGKGVVVYMNQEGRGIGLINKLKAYHLQENGLDTVEANIKLGFKMDQRDYGIGAQILRSLGISKMRLMTNNPKKRAGLIGYGLEVVENVPIEIASNPHNESYLRTKRDKMDHAIMRDH comes from the coding sequence ATGCTAAATACGATACAAGAAGCAATTGAAGATATAAAAGCCGGGAAAATGATCATCGTTGTTGATGACGAAGACCGGGAAAATGAAGGTGATTTTTTAACCGCTGCACGTAATGCCACGCCCGAAGCTATCAACTTTATGGTACGCTATGGCAGGGGACTGGTTTGTGCGCCTATTACACAACAGCGCGCCCGCGAACTGGAGCTGGAGCCTATGGTTAGCCATAACACTACCTCGCACGAAACCAATTTTACGGTTTCTGTTGATTTGTTAGGACATGGCTGTACAACAGGTATCTCTGCATCCGATAGATCAAAGACTTCCCTGGCGCTAATTGATCCGGCTACAAAGCCCGAAGATTTGGGCAGACCCGGACATATTTTCCCATTGATTGCCAAAGATGGTGGTGTATTACGCAGAACGGGGCACACCGAAGCTGCTATTGACCTGGCTGTTTTGGCCGGCTTTGAACCTGCCGGCGTAATATGCGAGATCATGAAGGAAGATGGCGATATGGCCCGCTTGCCTGATCTGTTGGTGATGGCGAAGGAATTTAATTTAAAGATTGTATCTATAAAAGACCTGATAGCTTACCGCTTAAATGCTGAGACCCTGGTAAGAAAAGAAGTATCAGTAAAAATGCCAACGGAATGGGGCGATTTTGAAATGATAGGCTACACCCAGCTAGATACCGGCGAAAATCACCTGGCCCTTATTAAAGGCTCCTGGGAGCCCGATGAGCCGGTTTTAGTGCGTGTGCACAGCTCATGTGTTACCGGTGATATTTTTGGCTCTTGTCGTTGTGATTGTGGCCCGCAGTTACATAAGGCCATGGAGATGATCAGCAATGAGGGGAAAGGCGTTGTAGTATACATGAATCAGGAAGGGCGAGGGATTGGTTTGATCAACAAACTCAAAGCCTATCATCTGCAGGAAAATGGTCTGGATACCGTAGAAGCTAATATTAAGTTAGGTTTTAAAATGGATCAGCGCGATTATGGTATCGGTGCGCAGATATTACGTAGCCTGGGTATCTCCAAAATGCGTTTGATGACCAATAACCCCAAGAAACGTGCAGGCCTGATAGGTTATGGTTTAGAGGTTGTGGAGAATGTACCCATCGAAATAGCATCAAACCCCCATAACGAATCATATTTACGTACCAAAAGAGATAAAATGGATCACGCTATTATGCGCGATCATTAA